The Nitrospira sp. KM1 genome includes a window with the following:
- the mtaB gene encoding tRNA (N(6)-L-threonylcarbamoyladenosine(37)-C(2))-methylthiotransferase MtaB, translating to MKRASLHTLGCRLNQAESMVLTSRLRRDGYEVVDFGHPVDLLIINTCSVTEDAERTCRYAIRKTLRHSPHAFVAVTGCYAQTGVRELAAIPGIDLVIGNQYKWDVPNLLPPPDTLKKLPKARVLHTKTLGREDFIMPFYGEPSTTRALVKIQDGCNVMCSFCIIPFARGHERSRVLEDVYQEAEILAKGGFREIVLTGVNLGQYSHDGRDFLQLIDRLESIPQLERIRISSIEPATITKALIDRIAASTKVCPYLHVPLQSGDDSILSAMNRPYRLKEFTALVEYACSTIPGLGLGTDLMVGFPGESEAAFLNTYHVAETLPFSYFHVFPYSSRPGTAAVKLPGQVSPVVSSERVRALTALSNRKRAQFVQHHIGRTVSVLFESGERDGFRVGTAPNFLHVAVPSVQAPEGEVRPVLVSGTSDRWAVGQTNPESEMILSGESTL from the coding sequence ATGAAACGCGCCTCTCTTCACACATTAGGATGTCGCCTTAACCAGGCTGAATCGATGGTCCTGACTTCCCGTCTCCGCCGAGACGGGTACGAGGTTGTGGACTTCGGACATCCGGTGGATCTTCTCATTATCAATACATGCTCAGTAACGGAGGATGCAGAGCGGACGTGTCGTTATGCAATTCGCAAGACGTTACGACATTCCCCGCATGCCTTTGTGGCAGTCACCGGCTGTTATGCACAAACCGGCGTTCGTGAACTGGCTGCCATTCCGGGCATAGATCTCGTCATCGGAAATCAATACAAATGGGATGTACCGAATCTGCTTCCACCCCCGGACACGTTAAAAAAATTGCCGAAAGCCCGCGTCTTGCATACCAAGACACTCGGTCGTGAAGATTTCATCATGCCGTTCTATGGAGAGCCGTCGACGACCAGAGCATTGGTCAAAATTCAGGATGGCTGTAACGTCATGTGCAGTTTTTGCATCATTCCGTTTGCCAGAGGGCATGAGCGCAGCCGGGTGTTAGAAGACGTGTATCAGGAGGCTGAAATTCTGGCGAAAGGGGGCTTCCGGGAAATCGTTTTGACCGGTGTGAATCTTGGACAGTATAGTCATGACGGTCGCGATTTTCTTCAGCTCATTGATCGACTCGAGTCGATCCCGCAATTGGAACGGATTAGAATCTCGTCCATCGAGCCGGCGACGATCACGAAAGCTCTGATAGATCGGATCGCCGCCTCAACCAAGGTGTGTCCGTACCTGCACGTTCCTTTGCAAAGCGGCGACGACAGCATATTGTCCGCCATGAATCGGCCGTACCGGCTCAAAGAATTCACTGCACTTGTCGAGTACGCATGTTCAACCATCCCCGGATTGGGACTCGGAACGGATTTAATGGTCGGATTTCCTGGAGAGAGCGAGGCGGCATTTCTTAACACGTATCATGTTGCCGAGACCCTGCCCTTCTCTTACTTTCATGTCTTTCCGTATTCCTCGCGCCCCGGTACGGCTGCGGTGAAATTGCCCGGCCAGGTCAGCCCGGTTGTATCGAGTGAGCGCGTCAGGGCTCTGACTGCTCTATCCAATCGCAAGCGAGCACAGTTTGTTCAACACCATATCGGCAGGACCGTCTCGGTTCTCTTTGAGTCCGGTGAGCGGGATGGGTTCAGAGTGGGAACCGCGCCTAATTTTCTTCATGTGGCTGTCCCCTCGGTCCAAGCGCCGGAGGGTGAGGTGAGACCCGTTCTGGTCTCCGGCACGTCCGACAGATGGGCAGTTGGACAGACCAACCCCGAATCTGAAATGATTCTTTCCGGAGAATCCACGTTATGA
- a CDS encoding MFS transporter, whose amino-acid sequence MSSGRSLTRTLANTRIAIMLPLGFASGLPLALTSGTLQAWLTVAGLDLKTIGFFTLVGIPYTFKFLWAPLMDHLVPPWLGRRRGWMLVAQAGTAAGLACMGLIGPGPTPDVLGIAALTVAFLSASLDIVFDAYRTDVLAPAERGFGAAVWVNGYRFAMLVASSGALILADHIGWRNTYLVLAALMATGILTIVLAPEPPKHHMAPSSLTEAVTKPLTELFFRPGMAGILALILLYKLGDAVAASLQTAFFIGGLGFSASDVGYVKAIGIFATLIGALGGGMAMASLGLVRSLFLFGLFQALSNLCFTALAWAGKSYSLLTASVMVENLTGGMGTAAFVALVMSLCDHRYTATQFAILSSVEAMGRVFAGRPSAELVAALGWAQFFFISFLIALPGVWLVWVLRKRLAHSSAEASIPESALL is encoded by the coding sequence ATGAGCAGCGGCAGATCGCTCACACGCACTCTTGCTAACACACGCATCGCGATCATGCTTCCCCTGGGGTTCGCCTCCGGGCTTCCGCTGGCACTGACATCGGGTACCCTCCAAGCCTGGCTGACTGTGGCAGGCCTCGATCTCAAGACGATCGGTTTTTTTACTCTCGTAGGAATTCCATACACGTTCAAATTCCTCTGGGCGCCATTGATGGATCACCTGGTGCCTCCCTGGCTGGGTCGGAGGCGTGGATGGATGCTCGTGGCACAGGCGGGCACGGCCGCCGGCCTTGCCTGCATGGGCTTAATCGGGCCCGGCCCCACACCTGACGTTTTAGGGATAGCGGCTTTGACGGTTGCATTTCTCTCGGCATCGCTCGATATCGTATTCGATGCCTATCGAACCGACGTACTCGCGCCGGCGGAGAGAGGATTCGGCGCGGCTGTGTGGGTCAATGGATACCGCTTTGCCATGTTGGTGGCAAGTTCCGGCGCGCTAATTTTGGCCGACCACATTGGCTGGCGAAACACCTATCTCGTACTGGCTGCATTGATGGCAACGGGTATACTCACCATTGTTCTTGCTCCAGAGCCTCCCAAACACCACATGGCTCCCTCATCGCTGACTGAGGCTGTCACCAAGCCGTTGACCGAGTTATTTTTTCGTCCCGGCATGGCTGGAATTTTGGCTCTGATTTTACTGTACAAACTTGGGGACGCGGTCGCCGCGTCGCTCCAGACCGCCTTTTTCATCGGAGGGCTGGGATTTTCTGCCAGTGACGTCGGATATGTAAAAGCTATAGGAATATTTGCCACATTGATTGGAGCATTGGGGGGAGGCATGGCTATGGCCAGCCTGGGCCTTGTCCGTTCGCTCTTCCTGTTCGGACTGTTCCAGGCTCTATCCAATCTGTGTTTTACAGCGCTGGCATGGGCGGGGAAAAGCTATTCGCTGTTGACGGCATCGGTGATGGTGGAGAATCTGACGGGCGGAATGGGTACAGCGGCATTTGTTGCATTAGTGATGTCGTTATGTGACCACCGCTATACTGCAACACAGTTTGCGATTCTCTCTTCGGTTGAGGCGATGGGGAGGGTATTCGCCGGCCGTCCTTCGGCCGAACTCGTCGCGGCCCTCGGATGGGCGCAGTTTTTTTTCATATCGTTCCTCATCGCTCTGCCGGGAGTGTGGCTTGTGTGGGTATTGAGAAAGCGTTTGGCTCATAGCTCGGCGGAGGCATCAATTCCGGAGTCGGCATTGTTATAG
- a CDS encoding DUF4359 domain-containing protein: MKQIWPLVLVVLVLSACITLVLTNPSIEAYLDFVERELSKALDRSGKQDQSQERAMLRSIFQRHSHELVVSVLGPNTVRRNWGLASLFETNVFDQHIEILGIGGMFIPLRGLDEAAVRLGRLAF, translated from the coding sequence ATGAAGCAGATTTGGCCACTTGTCTTAGTTGTCCTGGTCCTATCAGCGTGCATTACCCTTGTCCTGACGAATCCATCGATCGAGGCCTACCTCGATTTCGTCGAACGGGAGTTAAGCAAGGCGCTGGATCGATCAGGGAAACAAGATCAATCGCAAGAGCGTGCCATGCTCCGATCAATCTTTCAGAGGCATAGTCACGAACTGGTTGTCAGCGTGCTTGGTCCCAATACCGTCAGAAGGAACTGGGGACTGGCAAGCCTATTTGAGACAAATGTTTTTGACCAGCATATTGAAATATTGGGTATCGGTGGAATGTTTATTCCATTGCGAGGTCTTGACGAAGCAGCCGTTCGATTGGGGCGATTGGCATTCTAG
- a CDS encoding vitamin B12-dependent ribonucleotide reductase, with product MRIERRFTRSGQSPYEGLKFVKRSSEIRNPDGSTVFKLDQIDIPESWSQLAIDILAQKYFRKAGVPQHDERGLPLIGEDGNPVRGGEQDARQVFERLAGCWTHWGKAYGYFKSVEDSSAFHDELCYMLAYQMAAPNSPQWFNTGLHYAYGLSGPAQGHYYVDPKTREVVKAANAFEHPQPHACFIQSIEDDLVNENGIMDLWVREARLFKYGSGTGTNFSKLRGDGEALSGGGRSSGLMSFLRIGDRAAGAIKSGGTTRRAAKMVCLDLDHPDIEEFIDWKVIEEQKVAAMVTGSKICAQRLNAVLKACHVVDSHGTPKIEVDPKLNSILKEALIAARRDTVPEAYIQRMFSYAQQGFTHFVFHEYDTNWDGKAYQTVSGQNSNNSVRIPNEFFTALEADADWQLKRRIDGKIAKSIKARDLWDRIAWAAWICADPGTQYDTTINEWHTCPEDGRINASNPCSEYMFLDDTACNLASLNLAQFFTPDGQFELEHFRHAVRIWTIVLEISVLMASFPSRSIAEKSYQFRTLGLGYANLGTILMRQGIPYDSPQAIAICGALTAIMTGEAYSASAEMAAELSPFPGFTKNRESMLRVIRNHRRAAYHAPDEEFEDLTIRPMGIQAEHCPPDLLIAARRAWDRALELGTAYGYRNAQVTVIAPTGTIGLVMDCDTTGIEPDFALVKFKKLAGGGYFKIINQSLPPALKSLGYSELQVQEIVNYCVGRQTLRGAPFINHDTLKQKGFDDAALARMESGLAQAFEIQFSFNKYVLGESFCREKLGLTDLQLAEANFNMLKALGFTQEEIAAANDYCCGTMTVEGAPHLKTEHLPIFDCANRCGRIGQRYIAVDAHIRMMAAAQPFISGAISKTINMPGDASLEDVKSAYLFAWKSMVKAVALYRDGSKLSQPLSASTDTGKALETPTEVLAIAEKITERVLVRYLAKRRPLPTRRNGYTQKAVIGGHKLYLRTGEYEDGTVGEIFLDMHKEGAAFRSLMNCFAIAISLGLQHGVPLEEFVEAFVFTRFEPNGPVKLNDRIKMSTSIIDYIFRELAITYLDRYDLAQVREEDLRMDSMKKDEQDPECSDEEADPQTLASSINTDVFPSRHGMTPSRHGGNGHVNGTGNVAHKLELKRETITYTTEAVKIARLQGYEGDPCQGCNEFKLVRNGTCLKCMGCGATSGCS from the coding sequence GTGAGAATAGAACGGCGATTTACACGTTCCGGACAAAGTCCCTACGAAGGCCTGAAGTTCGTGAAACGTTCGTCGGAAATCCGTAACCCCGACGGCTCGACCGTTTTCAAGCTCGATCAAATCGACATCCCGGAGTCCTGGTCGCAATTGGCGATCGATATTCTCGCTCAAAAGTATTTCCGCAAAGCCGGTGTACCTCAACACGACGAGCGGGGGCTTCCGCTTATCGGGGAAGATGGCAATCCCGTACGGGGAGGAGAACAGGATGCTCGTCAGGTGTTCGAACGACTTGCGGGATGCTGGACACACTGGGGGAAAGCGTACGGATATTTTAAGTCAGTCGAAGACAGCAGCGCGTTCCACGATGAACTTTGCTACATGTTGGCCTACCAAATGGCTGCGCCAAATTCGCCTCAATGGTTTAACACGGGACTGCATTACGCCTACGGATTGTCCGGCCCCGCCCAAGGTCATTACTACGTAGATCCCAAGACACGCGAGGTCGTGAAAGCTGCGAATGCCTTCGAGCATCCGCAGCCTCACGCCTGTTTCATTCAGTCCATTGAAGACGATCTGGTGAATGAAAACGGCATCATGGATCTTTGGGTGCGAGAGGCGCGGTTGTTCAAATATGGGTCAGGAACGGGAACGAATTTTTCAAAGTTGCGTGGCGATGGCGAAGCGCTGTCAGGAGGAGGACGCTCGTCGGGTTTGATGTCGTTTCTCCGAATTGGTGACCGCGCCGCTGGAGCCATCAAGTCCGGAGGCACGACGAGGCGCGCCGCAAAGATGGTCTGCCTCGACCTGGATCACCCCGATATCGAGGAATTCATCGATTGGAAGGTAATCGAGGAACAGAAGGTTGCCGCCATGGTGACTGGATCAAAGATCTGCGCCCAACGTCTCAATGCGGTTCTCAAAGCCTGCCACGTGGTCGACTCCCACGGAACTCCGAAGATTGAAGTCGATCCGAAGTTGAATTCCATTCTGAAGGAGGCGTTGATTGCCGCACGCCGGGATACCGTCCCAGAGGCGTACATCCAACGCATGTTTTCCTATGCACAGCAAGGGTTCACACATTTCGTCTTCCATGAATACGATACCAATTGGGATGGGAAGGCATACCAAACGGTCTCGGGACAAAACTCCAATAACAGCGTCCGCATCCCGAATGAATTTTTCACCGCGTTGGAAGCCGATGCTGACTGGCAACTCAAGCGCCGCATCGACGGGAAGATCGCCAAATCGATTAAGGCCAGAGATCTCTGGGACCGCATCGCTTGGGCTGCCTGGATTTGTGCAGACCCCGGCACACAATACGACACGACGATCAATGAGTGGCACACCTGTCCGGAAGACGGGCGCATCAATGCCTCCAACCCCTGCTCAGAATACATGTTCCTCGACGATACCGCGTGCAATCTGGCCTCTCTCAATCTAGCCCAGTTTTTTACTCCAGACGGCCAATTTGAACTCGAACACTTTCGTCATGCAGTACGTATCTGGACCATCGTTCTTGAAATCAGTGTGCTAATGGCTTCGTTTCCCAGTCGTTCCATAGCTGAAAAGAGCTACCAGTTCCGTACGCTCGGACTAGGCTATGCCAATCTGGGAACTATTCTGATGCGCCAAGGCATTCCCTACGATTCTCCCCAGGCCATCGCTATTTGCGGCGCGCTGACCGCCATTATGACCGGAGAGGCCTATAGTGCCTCGGCCGAGATGGCTGCCGAACTTTCGCCATTTCCGGGCTTCACCAAGAACCGTGAATCCATGCTGCGCGTGATCCGCAATCATCGACGCGCGGCCTATCACGCTCCCGATGAAGAGTTCGAAGATCTTACCATCAGGCCGATGGGCATTCAGGCCGAACATTGCCCGCCGGATTTATTGATTGCCGCCCGAAGGGCTTGGGACCGCGCCCTCGAATTAGGGACGGCATACGGATACCGGAATGCTCAGGTGACCGTCATCGCACCCACCGGGACCATCGGCCTCGTCATGGATTGCGATACAACCGGGATTGAACCCGATTTCGCGTTGGTGAAGTTCAAGAAGTTGGCAGGAGGCGGGTACTTCAAGATCATCAATCAAAGCCTGCCGCCGGCTTTGAAATCATTGGGTTACTCCGAATTGCAGGTGCAGGAGATCGTCAATTATTGTGTCGGGCGGCAGACGCTCCGCGGAGCGCCGTTCATCAATCACGACACATTGAAGCAGAAGGGATTTGACGATGCGGCATTGGCCAGGATGGAAAGCGGGCTGGCGCAGGCTTTTGAAATTCAATTCTCTTTCAACAAGTATGTTCTCGGCGAGAGCTTCTGCCGAGAAAAGCTTGGACTGACGGACCTGCAGCTGGCTGAAGCAAATTTCAACATGCTGAAAGCGCTTGGATTTACACAGGAAGAAATCGCCGCTGCCAACGACTACTGCTGTGGAACGATGACAGTGGAAGGAGCCCCGCATTTAAAGACCGAACACCTTCCAATCTTCGACTGCGCCAATCGATGCGGCCGGATCGGTCAGAGATACATCGCGGTCGATGCGCATATCCGGATGATGGCTGCCGCTCAACCTTTTATCAGTGGAGCGATCAGCAAAACCATCAATATGCCGGGAGATGCGTCGCTTGAAGATGTAAAGTCTGCGTATCTGTTCGCATGGAAGAGCATGGTGAAGGCTGTCGCACTGTATCGCGACGGTTCCAAGCTGAGCCAGCCCTTGTCGGCATCGACCGATACCGGCAAAGCTCTGGAAACACCGACTGAAGTGCTCGCAATCGCCGAAAAGATTACCGAGCGCGTCCTGGTGCGTTATCTCGCTAAACGCCGTCCGCTTCCGACCAGACGAAACGGCTATACGCAAAAGGCCGTCATCGGCGGACATAAATTGTATCTCCGGACCGGTGAATATGAAGACGGTACGGTCGGAGAGATTTTTCTCGACATGCACAAAGAAGGGGCGGCCTTCCGCAGCTTGATGAATTGTTTTGCCATCGCCATCTCGTTAGGATTACAGCACGGCGTGCCATTAGAGGAATTCGTCGAGGCATTCGTCTTCACACGATTCGAGCCCAACGGACCGGTCAAACTGAATGACCGCATCAAAATGTCAACGTCGATCATCGACTATATTTTCCGAGAGCTGGCCATCACCTATCTGGATCGATACGACCTCGCTCAGGTAAGAGAAGAAGATCTCCGTATGGATTCGATGAAAAAGGACGAGCAGGACCCGGAGTGCTCAGATGAAGAGGCGGACCCTCAGACTCTCGCATCTTCAATCAATACTGATGTCTTTCCGTCCCGTCACGGGATGACGCCTTCACGTCATGGAGGAAACGGACACGTCAATGGCACCGGTAACGTCGCGCACAAACTTGAATTGAAGCGAGAAACCATCACGTACACGACGGAAGCCGTCAAGATCGCCAGATTGCAGGGATACGAGGGAGATCCGTGTCAAGGTTGCAACGAATTTAAGCTCGTGAGAAACGGTACGTGCCTCAAATGCATGGGCTGCGGAGCGACGAGCGGGTGCTCTTAA
- a CDS encoding SPOR domain-containing protein produces the protein MTHFDASDGAFLINYRFRSLCLLLLCILTASCTSPAPKPTYFPGYPIGYVERGVASWYGPGFHGNKTANGEVYDMHQLTAAHRTLPLGSIAIVRSPATDRQITVRINDRGPFARGRILDLSLAGAQALGMVGSGTAQVELRVIGFKGRADHMGALRVQIGAFADQNNALILLERARRIYFPGRIQAVELTEGRRFRVQVGEFRSEQQAEAAASKLESELGTQSFIFRDDG, from the coding sequence TTGACGCATTTTGATGCCTCCGACGGTGCCTTTCTTATTAATTACCGGTTTCGTTCGCTATGCCTGCTTCTGCTCTGTATCCTGACCGCCTCCTGTACCAGTCCTGCTCCAAAACCAACATATTTTCCAGGATATCCCATCGGATATGTCGAACGTGGCGTCGCCTCATGGTACGGACCTGGCTTTCACGGAAATAAGACGGCCAACGGAGAGGTTTACGACATGCATCAGTTGACGGCTGCCCATAGGACTTTGCCGTTGGGATCAATTGCCATAGTACGTTCTCCCGCCACCGACCGGCAGATTACTGTTCGGATCAACGATCGAGGACCATTCGCCAGAGGCCGCATCCTGGACCTCTCGTTGGCCGGCGCCCAAGCGTTAGGAATGGTCGGGAGCGGCACGGCCCAGGTGGAACTTCGCGTCATCGGATTTAAGGGACGTGCCGACCATATGGGGGCGCTACGGGTGCAAATCGGGGCATTTGCCGATCAAAATAACGCTCTAATCCTATTGGAACGTGCCAGGAGAATCTATTTTCCAGGACGTATACAAGCTGTTGAATTGACTGAAGGACGCCGCTTTAGAGTGCAGGTAGGAGAGTTCAGGAGTGAGCAGCAAGCAGAAGCGGCGGCCTCCAAACTCGAATCGGAACTGGGGACTCAGTCATTTATCTTCCGAGACGACGGCTAG
- a CDS encoding hemolysin family protein: protein MDIFILLGLIVLSAIISTAEIGFFSVNETKLRALAQNDNARAKMALRLRSDPQKLLSTILVGDRLVGTAIPMYATFLTLNTYGADRTFFDDTIAVVVGLLTFVLLVSVDVVPKTLAAKFAVPVTLNMSYPVYGVQLLLKPVLAIMVPFIHKLTGGKGLTLPLVTEEELKIMLDEGGKAGAIEVEKVKMIKNVFQLKDITAEDAMTPRLYVFSLDGNLRLREARDLLYNSKYSRIPIYDGTLDNITGILYKTRALTELSKGVMDSKLRDIAYPALFVPAGKTADDLMKQFQQDKRHMAVVVNEFGGVMGIVTLEDLLEEVVGEIMDETDITEDLIKRIGKNHILVHGRTEVRKVNDFLKVDLGDEAVTISGLIQQELGRIPKVGEEVRIGHCRILIHEAEPRSIRSVQIFKDEKAPVPVEAPNYNLVG, encoded by the coding sequence ATGGATATTTTCATCCTATTAGGTCTTATCGTTCTTTCCGCCATCATCTCAACGGCCGAGATCGGCTTCTTTTCCGTCAACGAGACCAAACTCAGGGCCTTGGCGCAGAACGACAATGCCAGGGCAAAAATGGCTCTTCGGTTGAGAAGCGACCCTCAAAAACTCCTCTCTACCATCCTTGTTGGAGACCGGCTGGTGGGGACAGCCATTCCCATGTACGCAACGTTCCTGACTTTGAATACCTATGGGGCCGATCGCACGTTTTTTGATGATACTATTGCCGTCGTCGTGGGGCTTCTAACTTTCGTGCTCCTCGTATCTGTCGATGTGGTTCCGAAGACTCTGGCCGCTAAATTCGCGGTGCCGGTTACGCTGAACATGTCTTATCCGGTTTACGGAGTCCAACTGCTGCTCAAGCCCGTCCTCGCCATCATGGTCCCCTTTATCCATAAATTGACCGGCGGCAAAGGCCTCACCCTGCCATTGGTCACAGAAGAAGAACTGAAAATCATGCTGGACGAGGGTGGTAAAGCGGGTGCCATCGAAGTGGAAAAGGTAAAGATGATCAAGAACGTCTTCCAACTGAAAGACATTACCGCAGAAGACGCCATGACTCCCCGACTGTACGTCTTCTCTCTCGACGGAAATCTCCGCCTTAGGGAAGCGCGGGATCTCTTATACAATTCCAAATATTCAAGGATTCCGATCTATGACGGTACCCTGGATAACATCACCGGCATTCTTTACAAGACAAGGGCGCTAACGGAACTGTCCAAGGGCGTGATGGATTCGAAGTTGAGGGATATTGCATATCCTGCGCTGTTCGTTCCGGCCGGTAAAACGGCCGACGACCTCATGAAACAGTTTCAGCAGGATAAACGGCACATGGCAGTCGTCGTGAATGAATTCGGCGGAGTCATGGGAATCGTCACGTTGGAAGACCTGTTGGAAGAAGTTGTCGGTGAAATCATGGATGAAACCGACATTACCGAAGACTTAATCAAACGAATTGGAAAGAACCACATTTTGGTGCATGGACGAACTGAAGTTCGTAAGGTGAACGATTTCCTGAAGGTCGACTTGGGAGATGAAGCGGTCACGATCAGTGGATTGATTCAACAGGAGCTCGGCCGCATCCCAAAAGTCGGGGAGGAAGTGAGGATCGGTCATTGCAGAATCTTGATTCACGAGGCGGAGCCCCGCTCGATACGAAGCGTTCAGATCTTCAAGGATGAAAAGGCTCCCGTGCCGGTCGAAGCGCCAAACTACAATCTTGTCGGATAG
- the ligA gene encoding NAD-dependent DNA ligase LigA, whose product MSDVQTRIAALRDLIRGHDYLYYVKDKPEISDAEYDRLFKELTELEQTHPELMRPDSPTQRVGAPPLEALVKVRHEKPMLSLDSILNADEVLAFDQRMKRELGVQSVDYTAEPKFDGLSVELVYQNGAFIQGSTRGDGTIGEDITTNLRTIRSLPLQLVAGSGYPARLVVRGEVYMRLNDFQALNRRMTERGEEAFANPRNAAAGSLRQLDSSITASRPLVVTCYEVTSRSEGAASTHWQEFEDLSAWGIPVPLSRLRCSTIEEVITYHHETAEMRDSLPYEIDGVVVKVDRRQWQEKLGFKSRSPRWAIAYKFSPRKETTVIEDIAVSVGRTGTLTPLALLKPVEVGGVTISRATLHNADEVARKDVRVGDTVKIERAGDVIPAVSERVSVPGEQRAAPFQMPADCPICHSAVAREGAYYYCTGQMVCGAQIKGAIEHFASKAALNINGLGRKTVAQLVDHHLVRTVADLYRLTKDDLLGLEGFADRSAALLLQGITASKDVTLDRFLMGLGIRQVGQHIAKVLARTFGTLGSIMTADKERFQRVPEIGPEISSSLASYFSEPQNRRVIDELLKTGFRIESDTPSVGQNAPLAGVTFVFTGGLGKLTREDAARLVESKGAKVSSSVSKKTSYVVAGTDAGSKLEQARKLGITVLSEQEFSDLVQGEG is encoded by the coding sequence ATGAGTGACGTTCAAACACGCATTGCGGCGTTGAGAGACCTCATCAGAGGTCATGACTATTTGTATTATGTCAAAGACAAGCCGGAGATCTCTGACGCCGAGTACGACCGTCTCTTTAAAGAGCTGACCGAACTCGAACAGACGCATCCTGAACTGATGAGGCCGGACTCCCCCACTCAACGAGTGGGTGCTCCACCTCTTGAAGCCTTGGTCAAGGTCCGGCATGAGAAGCCGATGCTCAGCCTGGACTCAATCCTGAACGCCGATGAGGTTCTGGCGTTTGACCAGCGAATGAAGCGCGAACTCGGCGTCCAATCGGTCGATTATACGGCCGAACCAAAATTTGACGGGTTATCCGTTGAGTTAGTGTACCAAAACGGGGCGTTCATCCAAGGTTCGACAAGAGGTGACGGCACGATCGGTGAAGATATTACGACCAATCTCCGCACTATCCGTTCGTTGCCGCTCCAATTGGTTGCTGGATCCGGATATCCAGCCCGCCTAGTGGTGCGAGGTGAGGTGTACATGAGGCTGAATGATTTTCAGGCCCTTAACCGGCGCATGACTGAGCGAGGCGAAGAAGCCTTTGCCAATCCACGCAATGCAGCGGCCGGCTCGCTTCGACAATTGGACTCCTCAATCACCGCCTCCAGACCCCTCGTCGTCACCTGCTACGAAGTGACAAGTCGTTCTGAGGGAGCAGCCTCTACTCATTGGCAGGAATTTGAAGATTTATCGGCCTGGGGTATTCCGGTTCCGCTCAGCCGATTGCGTTGCTCCACGATTGAAGAGGTCATCACCTATCACCATGAGACGGCCGAGATGCGGGACTCCCTGCCATATGAGATCGATGGCGTGGTTGTCAAGGTCGACCGCCGCCAATGGCAGGAAAAACTCGGATTCAAGTCGCGGAGTCCTCGTTGGGCGATAGCCTACAAGTTCAGTCCGAGAAAAGAGACGACGGTCATCGAGGATATTGCTGTGTCCGTCGGCCGCACCGGTACGCTCACTCCCCTGGCCTTGCTTAAGCCGGTCGAAGTCGGCGGGGTGACCATCAGCCGTGCGACTCTTCACAATGCGGACGAAGTGGCAAGGAAAGATGTGCGGGTCGGCGACACCGTGAAGATCGAACGTGCCGGAGATGTCATTCCAGCCGTATCGGAACGGGTTTCTGTGCCGGGTGAACAGCGTGCGGCTCCGTTCCAAATGCCGGCGGATTGTCCCATCTGTCATTCGGCCGTGGCCCGGGAGGGAGCCTACTACTATTGCACCGGACAAATGGTCTGTGGTGCTCAGATCAAGGGGGCGATTGAACATTTCGCCTCAAAGGCGGCACTGAATATTAACGGGTTGGGAAGAAAAACGGTGGCTCAACTCGTCGACCACCATCTTGTACGCACTGTCGCTGATCTATATCGCTTGACGAAGGATGACTTGCTTGGCTTGGAGGGATTCGCCGATCGTTCGGCTGCGCTGCTTCTGCAGGGCATCACGGCCAGCAAGGATGTGACACTCGATCGATTCCTCATGGGGCTCGGCATCAGACAGGTTGGACAGCACATTGCCAAAGTGCTCGCGAGGACGTTCGGCACGCTCGGGTCGATCATGACCGCGGACAAAGAGCGATTTCAGCGAGTGCCTGAGATAGGTCCGGAAATTTCGTCGAGTCTGGCCTCGTACTTTTCCGAGCCACAGAATCGCCGAGTGATCGATGAACTGCTCAAGACGGGATTCCGCATCGAATCGGATACGCCATCTGTTGGGCAGAATGCTCCGCTTGCAGGCGTGACTTTCGTGTTTACCGGCGGGCTTGGAAAACTGACAAGAGAAGACGCCGCGCGATTGGTGGAGAGCAAAGGAGCAAAAGTTTCTTCCAGCGTGAGCAAAAAGACCAGCTACGTGGTGGCTGGGACCGATGCAGGATCAAAACTCGAACAGGCGAGGAAGCTCGGCATCACCGTGTTGAGTGAACAGGAATTTTCAGATCTTGTTCAAGGAGAGGGCTGA